From the Gymnogyps californianus isolate 813 chromosome 2, ASM1813914v2, whole genome shotgun sequence genome, one window contains:
- the MCMDC2 gene encoding LOW QUALITY PROTEIN: minichromosome maintenance domain-containing protein 2 (The sequence of the model RefSeq protein was modified relative to this genomic sequence to represent the inferred CDS: deleted 1 base in 1 codon), producing MHHEIQKMREIALVYLDRSGGLQKFMHDCKKYNDSKQNYAVYRFIISINPSDIAELDATLGNYILHNPIQAAQIFQSVCFIAIKTLSLIEQLQTEAQISILLKPTHLPPLPSYVLSLSAFPFNYTSQRFYMSEGIAIAMGTITKYTQGARFLCTEETCPFSEGFRYIRVHLPGATESATVRNDFLCSLCSSPLQEDMKFRVLGDKQVVEMIDAKVLNALKGYCNDKSHFRIQTFTVFLRDELANKMKIGNHYKIIGIPACVQNGLQATACIEVNSVQLCKPNAPSFISDNFKYLLSLTSSSCWRFTAILANIFASQVVPPGTYNTLKLAILLSLVQTCEKENADYLDLLIVTSDTLVIDRLLNYSICLLPRGIRHPPSSEIFPSVSKDKHGTGSANIQACSAVLAKGGICYIGDLSSYKKDKLELLQSVLESRTTTVFIPGKKYGEEADQQVTISVQTNFWSFVDVDSSSKKHIQKDNFLIGQMDVSLIPPNLLDIFGLLIYNEFPSCRLSSPLAHHILKKAINPEAMLYKVSQQFRMQDYEEFIFFAKNLHVELSSEAENLIQGYYLASRRVRRDSIHGSTLSASALKILISLSKAHTKLSLRKKVLEEDALIAILLLESSLTLKHGKSALCIAPNPVFPFDLSDENSLQQRDSYLMQCHHQLLKFIGAYSPGIHINTNEE from the exons ATGCatcatgaaatacagaaaatgaggGAAATTGCCCTTGTTTACCTTGACAGAAGTGGTGGCCTTCAGAAATTCATGCACGATTGCAAAAAATATAATG actcaaaacaaaattatgctGTTTATCGTTTCATTATTTCAATAAATCCTTCTGATATTGCTGAATTAGATGCAACTCTTGGAAACTACATTCTTCATAATCCCATACAAGCTGCACAGATTTTTCAGTCA GTATGTTTCATAGCTATTAAGACATTATCATTAATTGAACAATTGCAGACAGAGGCCCAG ATTAGTATACTGCTGAAACCAACACATTTGCCACCTTTACCAAGTTATGTTCTGAGTCTTTCTGCGTTTCCCTTTAATTACACATCTCAAAGATTTTATATGTCTGAAGGAATAGCGATTGCAATGGGAACTATAACAAAATATACACAAGGAGCAAGATTTCTTTGTACTGAGGAAACCTGTCCATTTTCTGAag ggtttaGGTACATAAGGGTGCATCTGCCCGGAGCTACAGAATCTGCCACAGTGAGGAATGATTTTCTATGTAGTTTGTGTTCTTCGCCGCTGCAGGAAGACATGAAATTTAGAGTACTTGGTG ataaaCAAGTAGTTGAAATGATTGATGCAAAAGTTCTTAATGCTTTGAAAGGATATTGCAATGATAAATCACATTTTAGGATTCAGACATTTACAGTTTTCTTGAGAG atGAACtggcaaataaaatgaaaataggaaaCCACTACAAGATTATAGGAATTCCAGCTTGTGTACAAAATGGCTTACAAGCTACAGCATGTATAGAAGTCAATAGTGTACAGCTCTGTAAACCAAATG ctCCTTCTTTCATCAGTGACAATTTTAAGTATCTGCTCTCACTGACTTCAAGTTCATGCTGGAGGTTTACTGCCATCCTTGCCAATATCTTTGCTTCTCAAGTTGTTCCACCAGGCACTTACAATACTCTTAAACTCGCAATATTGCTGAGTCTAGTACAGacatgtgaaaaagaaaatgcagattatCTGGATCTGTTGATTGTGACAAGCGACACGCTAGTAATTGATAG GCTTCTGAATTACAGCATATGTCTTCTGCCTCGTGGCATACGACACCCACCTTCTAgtgaaatttttccttctgtgtccAAAGATAAACACGGAACTGGAAGTGCTAATATTCAAGcttgcagtgctgtgctggctAAGGGTGGTATCTGTTACATAGGAGACTTATCTTCATATAAAAAGGATAAACTTGAACTTCTACAGTCCG TGCTGGAGAGCAGAACGACAACAGTATTCATTCCTGGGAAGAAGTATGGAGAAGAGGCTGACCAACAAGTTACTATTTCAGTTCAG ACCAATTTTTGGTCTTTTGTAGATGTGGATTCTTCCTCAAAGAAACATATACAAAAGGATAACTTCTTAATTGGACAGATG GACGTGAGTTTGATTCCACCTAACCTTCTAGATATTTTTGGGCTTTTGATATACAATGAGTTTCCTTCGTGTCGACTATCTTCTCCTCTTGCACATCATATCTTGAAAAAAGCCATTAATCCGGAAGCCATGCTGTACAAAGTCTCACAGCAGTTCAGAATGCAGGATTATGAGGAG tttattttttttgctaagaaTCTTCATGTTGAACTGagttcagaagcagaaaacctCATTCAGGGCTACTATCTTGCAAGTCGCAGAGTGAGAAGAGATTCTATTCATGGATCAACATTATCAGCATCTGCACTAAAAATTCT GATTTCACTGTCTAAGGCTCATACTAAACTAAGTTTAAGAAAGAAAGTACTTGAGGAAGATGCACTGATTGCCATCTTGTTACTTGAATCATCTCTTACCCTAAAACACG GCAAGTCTGCATTATGCATAGCACCAAATCCTGTATTTCCATTTGACCTCAGTGATGAAAACTCCCTGCAACAGAGAGATAGTTACCTCATGCAGTGTCACCATCAACTGCTGAAGTTTATTGGTGCATACAGCCCAGGAATTCACATTAACACTAACGAAGAGTGA
- the TCF24 gene encoding transcription factor 24 isoform X1, whose amino-acid sequence MDCGHLAESSEEISSPGAEPDSLLPSAAGSNSCLPSAAGQRAGAPPGRPAAANAARERSRVQTLRHAFLELQKTLPSVPPDTKLSKLDVLLLATTYIAHLTRSLQDEEESPGEGLGTLRGDGYLHPVKRTSLLGSELGDEEAATAASTRRRGSRKGRAASRIGNLIPSGTSGE is encoded by the exons ATGGACTGTGGACACTTAGCTGAGAGCAGCGAGGAGATCTCCAGCCCGGGTGCAGAGCCCGAttccctgctgccttctgctgccGGCAGCAATTCCTGCCTGCCCTCGGCGGCTGGGCAGCGGGCTGGGGCACCTCCTGGCAGACCCGCCGCCGCTAATGCCGCTCGAGAGCGCAGTCGGGTTCAAACCCTGCGCCATGCCTTCCTCGAGCTGCAGAAGACTCTCCCCTCTGTGCCGCCTGACACCAAGCTCTCCAAGCTGGATGTTCTCCTCCTGGCCACCACCTATATCGCACACCTCACTCGCAGCCTTCAGGATGAGGAAGAGTCACCGGGAGAGGGCTTGGGTACCCTCCGAGGGGATGGATACCTCCACCCTGTCAAG AGGACATCATTGCTGGGATCTGAGCTGGGGGATGAGGAGGCGGCGACTGCAGCCAGCACCCGCAGGAGAGGCAGCCGCAAAGGCAGAGCCGCCAGCAGAATAGGTAACCTCATCCCCTCCGGGACAAGCGGTGAATAG
- the TCF24 gene encoding transcription factor 24 isoform X2: MDCGHLAESSEEISSPGAEPDSLLPSAAGSNSCLPSAAGQRAGAPPGRPAAANAARERSRVQTLRHAFLELQKTLPSVPPDTKLSKLDVLLLATTYIAHLTRSLQDEEESPGEGLGTLRGDGYLHPVKKWPMRSRLYIGATGQFLTHSAQADSANQGETSTTSQI, translated from the exons ATGGACTGTGGACACTTAGCTGAGAGCAGCGAGGAGATCTCCAGCCCGGGTGCAGAGCCCGAttccctgctgccttctgctgccGGCAGCAATTCCTGCCTGCCCTCGGCGGCTGGGCAGCGGGCTGGGGCACCTCCTGGCAGACCCGCCGCCGCTAATGCCGCTCGAGAGCGCAGTCGGGTTCAAACCCTGCGCCATGCCTTCCTCGAGCTGCAGAAGACTCTCCCCTCTGTGCCGCCTGACACCAAGCTCTCCAAGCTGGATGTTCTCCTCCTGGCCACCACCTATATCGCACACCTCACTCGCAGCCTTCAGGATGAGGAAGAGTCACCGGGAGAGGGCTTGGGTACCCTCCGAGGGGATGGATACCTCCACCCTGTCAAG AAGTGGCCAATGCGTTCCAGGTTGTACATTGGAGCTACAGGACAGTTTTTGACTCACTCGGCACAAGCAGACAGCGCAAACCAAGGAGAAACATCAACAACTTCACAAATCTGa